GGTACCTCATTATTTTACGTTTTATATTCTTATACTTAACTTATGGGTTCTGGAAATCAAGAATAATGATCATGAGAAGGAGGACTAGAAAAAATGATAGTATATAGTAAGAAGATGACCTATTTGAATAAATCCTTATATATGCGCTTATCTCCTAATAGGTTGGAAGGACAAGCACCAGGGCTGTGATCATTttgcaataaaagaaaatatctatTACAGGGAGCTTCTGCAATCAAGTTTAAGTATTTTTTGGGCAATAATCAAGTTCAAGCTAGGATTACCTTTAATTTTCTGGATCTCGTAATCAGAAATCAAATAAGTGAATTAATTTTGGTCGATAGACCCTTCGTGCACAAAACAAATGGCAACTTTACATGATTTATGCCTGCACGCTATACAATGAGAGACCATGGACACCTTGCAAGCTCATGGGTATATGTTCATGCATTGTTgatggttttctttttattgaaGGAGGCACAAAAATTCGAATCTAAGAGCTTACTTACGAATTATGATTCTATTGTTATCTACTTTGTTTATCCCACGGCCCCTACCATTACCATCCGTCATTTTAGCCGATGGACTATTCAGCCTCAGCTTAAGCTCGATATACAATATTTAAGCCACTCATCTTTCAAAATAGTTTTTACTTGTTACCAATTCTAATTAAGTTTTTTTCGGTGTTCTGTTCATTTTTCTGGCTTTCcgttttttattcttaatttcataaaataaaaaagaaagttgtTGAGAGGGAGAATTCGCCGGCGACTTTGCCTGGGATGGCGGGGGCCTGCATTTAGCCACCCGCTGTCCCTAGTCGACTCCTCTTTCTCTTCGCATTAGAGGAGAGgccggttttggttcacgcaatAATTTCTAAGAAATGAACGAATAcacggggaaaaaaaaaatcagtctTTCTTGTACAATTTGAACATTCAATCACTATGTAAGCACGGCCAGCTTtatacacttttttttttttttcagatcagaCACAAACTTGATAGTTACAATTAGGAATCCCCAAAACTTTCTCATCACAAACCGATTCTGGGCACTGAGACAGAGTTCGTCATTCCTCAACTCTGCTCTCTAACTTGGGCACCCAATTCTTGAAGATGTGAGCGTAGAGCAGCTCATTCCACACGTCCGGCACGCCCGGAAGGCACCAGTGGTAGCAGTCGGCGTAGCTCAATGGGTTCGCCAGTTTCTCCTCCTTCAGCGGCTCCCACTGCTTACGGTGGATTGATGGGTGTGCCTCTTTCCGGTACTCCGATAGCTGAGTGATGTTCAGGATCTGCACCGCCACGCCCCGTGATCTTAGATCGTCAATGACCGTCTCCACCACCTTCATCATCGCCAGATCGGACCCGGCTCCCCAGTAATCCTCCCTGGTGATCGGCTGTGTTTCTTGGTAGCAGTTTTGCCCTGCAACCCCTCCCCACTCCTCTGCCCTGAAAATAACAATTTCATCTAATTGATTTGAGCGAAAGATTTGATGTTTTAAAGGACATTGGCAAAGCTATCGAAACATTAATACTTACCTCTCGTGTGTTGGAGACATGCTAACAAAGAACAATTCGGTCTTTGATCGATTCACATGAATTTCCAACCACTGGGACCACGTATTCAGAGCCATTTCATAGGCTCGGGGCATCTTCACGTCCCTGTAAATCCCGTCTGGACTTTCGAATGAACCCCACCTATCACGTCATGATCACAAGATGAGGAGTATAGTGAAATGCAGCATTGGTTAATTAATGGTTGCTTGACAATGTGATGAGTATTAGGCTCTTACAGGACTCTCATTTTGGACCTTCTCCACCAGAGGTAAGTGTCGAACACGAGGATGTCTGCATCAGACCAATGCCGGGCATGCTCCTCAATTGCCTGCACCCGAACTATGCGATCGGGCACGCGGTGGTTCACGGGATCGTCGGAGTTCGATTCCACCAGCAGCGGCGCCCAGTAGTACTCAATGGTCGCGTTGTATTCCTGTCATCCGTTCATTTATCGATGGAAGTCACTATCACGTAGAAAACTGCTCTGATTACCCGTTGAAGTTGAAACGTAGTACAATAAAATGACTAAGCTCCGTCGAGATGGTAAAGTCGCACTCACTAGAGACTATTATACAAGCTCGAGCAGCATCCGCAAAAGTGACCCTGCGGGCTGCACGATACACCTAACATTGCCAAGGAAAATTTTAAGACTCTGGTATCTCGTTAGGCGTACGCGTATGTACCTTGGCCTTGAACACGATGAGGGAGTTGTTGTGGTGGAAGGACATGGTCTTGAGGGAATCAGTAGGAACGGCCGATTCGACCAAGCAGACCATTGAAACCCATTGGCCTCTATTCAAAGAGTCCCCAACGAACACCATCCTCTTATTCCTCAAACTTTCCAGCAGCGCTGTGGCATTGAACCTACCcttcaatttttacattaaaacaAGCCCAAAAGagaccacaaaaaaaaaaaaaacccaaacgGAACTCAAACTTTTATTCAAATGCAATGTTGTATATTCATTTCAATTACTGGTTCTTCAAGATTTACTGGGTATCATGGAACGGGTTGAGAACATTTTACGATCTCATTGgaaaaatcaatattttttttttcggttataaagaAGGCTCATGGACCTTATATAGTGAAATAGAacctaatagctaataaagagACATGTGTAATCTCACTGAGTATCGAACCTATAACCTCTTGATTACCAGATAAGACCATGCCCTACTGCTCTATACCAtcttctataaaaaaaaaatcagtaaTTAGAGTTAAAGGGATGCCATAGGAATTGTACAGAAATTCAGTTGTTAGAAATTGGATTAATGGTGGTCCCTAATTAAATTAACTAGACATGTGTATAGTTTTCGGAAATTTTTCGTTTTCCATACGTTTTCTGAATCTCCAGCTGTTTTCTTAGTAGACAGAGCACAAACATGGTACCGGATTTAAATATTTGGAGTGACAataatcttaattaattatgcatTGGAATCAgatcttctcttcttctttttttatatatgagAAATTTAGCCAAACAAATATTGGAATTTCCTTTGacaattacttttttcaagaaattacAATCTTCCACGAATTACTTTCATCCAATATCGATTTTTTTCTATTGCCgcattttccattttcatgaAACAGAAAATTGGTGCTTTCTTccaccgaaaagaaaaaatggatgCTTTCCCTCTATTATGCATATATTATATCCATCACCACGTTGCCAGGttcataatcataatatgAGAGTATATGAATATTTCCATAAACTCGATTGCAGTTGCAGCAGTTGAATCCGCTCTCTCTATTATGTATGTATCGACATTGATTTACTACTTAATATCATCGTTTACTATCGTGGTGGTGAGGTGTGGCCAAGAAATTCTAGAATCGATAGAAGTATGTGAAAGTACCTAGGGAGGTCACAATCATGGGGCTGCCACCTCCAGTGCTGATAGCTAAGGTCCTTCCTCCCGTACTTCTCACACGCCAACTGATCGGACATGAACTTGCACTCCTTCTCCTTGTACAGCGGATACGACACGTTGTCATACACCCACCTGCCGGAGAAGAGATCGCACTCCCCCTTCCGGCCCGCCCTTCCCACGCTGTTGACCCTACCCACCTCCTCTGCTGCCACCCTCGCCTCCTCCTCAGAGGGTGGCGGTTCTGCATCCCTCGCGAGGTATATAATGGCCAGCATGAGGGCAGCAATCAGGAGGGCCATTAGGGAGTGGAAGCTCCCTCTTATCGTCCCCCACGCTGCCGCCCCGCCTTGTACCGTGAGCGGCAGCTTGCTCGCCATTGTTTCTCTTCGGGGCTTCCcgctcctcctcttcttcttcgaatGTTGTTGGCTGTCTTCTATAAGTACGTGTCTTTAAGGTTCGGGGAAGTTCAGACGTTTGGTGACAATTATAACTCTTATCCCGGGTGGATTTAGCTCAACTTCTTCttgatttgtttattttatttattacataGCGGGGATTGGGAGTTAGTGAGAGAACAAGTTTGTTTTGGTGGTTTGAGGAAAGCAATTGATGGAGAGAGGCAGACAGATTCGGTTAGTCAATTGTCCCAAAGACGCCGCAGTTTATCTACATAGCAAgtatagctatatatatatatatatataattattaacttttcattttggcAAATACTTGAAAGCCACACGTTGAGAGTGGTCCTCCCATATTAAGAaagtagaattaaaaaataaacatataagATGATTGAATTCTTCATTTCTTATAATCGGctcgaatttttttataagacaTTGTCCAACACACTATAGGCCGAGTGAAAATATTCATTTCTTGCATTATTGATGCGTATGTAAGTCAAACATTTGTCACTTTTGTATTTCGGGCATATTAACCTAATAATTAACATGTAACTCTGGTCCTTTAAAAGAGTTGATAATAGCCAAGGCATATAATGTTGCTTTGAAAGACCAGTGTGTTTATTCTCGAAAATAGCCCGGCCCTCAATAAGTTTCTCTACATGGATAAAGTAAATAATCATTATCAACTTTTAGCTAGCTGTAATTAGCAAAGTAGTAATTCATAGTTGAGGTGCCATTAGATTAGAAGTATGCATCACCGAGCCTGCGGGATATAGATAGCTTTGAGTCGACCTATGATGTTTATTGCATGTTATGTATGTCCATATGATCAAAACAGcttataattctaaatttgGTTTGGTTGTCTATTCGTCATTAAACTTAAGGTTCTAATGCGGAAAAAATGCTATTTGATTTAAATGGGTTAATGGTTTTATGAGAAAGGGATAGTGTTGTGGACATTTCAACTTTTTCCAAacaaaagttcaaaaattacTCCCATTCTATCCTTGACTTTTGTAGATAGTGCTAAAACACTAGTACATATGCTTGTGGTCTTTTCTTTTGTCCCTTTTAGATAGCAACAAAAACAAGGAAAATGTTACATTTATAACATATGCTTAGTCAAAAAGATAATCCAACTTTGGTCTATTTAGGGACATTACGAGTCACCTCTTGTTCATGTAAAATGCCAAATTCAAGGACGGGAAATTCATTAAGAATATATACAACCACAGAAAAAATAACAGATGACCCCATGTGAATaatttttaagattttcttttcactAGCTAATAATGTCGTGAATGTAATATTGAATCTCGTGAAGATATTGAAGAGACGCATAAGAATACGATCATTATTATGGGAAAATCTCGTGAATATATTGAAAAGTCGCATAAGAATACAATCATTGTGGGAAAAATCATGTTACAGCTAGTAGCTCCAAGTGCCCTCCTCCAGCAACATGGTGCAACTTGCATCTTGCCATTTCTGCAAGCCAACGAATCCGACATGATTCATGAACAATGGTCCCTTTTTAACGGGGGATTTGACATCATATTTGATTGATTAACTGTGGTTGTGACCGATTGATTTATAATTTCGTTTGGAGAGGGTTGGGGACTATTTTCGTAATTAGAGCTGGGACAATATATAGCAACTCCTCAGCTAACCGCactattcttttttctttttcttttttggctgGGATCACAAtagtcaaataaaaaaagaatggaCGAAGTGGGTCATGTGGAGTCGTTGAACTCTCTACATCGAGTTATAAaacttgtatatatatatatagcatatctttatgtatatatttgtaaGTTTCGTGTCAGCCTTTGCCTTGAAGGCCCCTCAAGGAGTATCAAACAGTTCTCTGATCTCAGCTTCCTCTCACGTAAGTTTGATCCGGAGTCTACGGAAACGGGCAGGTTGTGACTTGTGATTATTTTTGcaatttaacaataaaaataagagCAATTAGTCCCTTTAAAAACGGTTTGACActtatttctcttaaataagatCACATGTTTGAATCCTCTGAATGAAAATAAGCTTCCCctcaccaaaaaataaaataaaataaaataatagctCCTGCAATAATCAAGTCatgagattttcttttctagatCAATCTCGTAACcagaaatcaaaattaaatatggGGGCGCCTTAATCTTTTAAATATCATTTTGTCACATAGATTCCTCAAATAATTAAACTGTGAGTCATATTGTAGTTCTCTGACATGATTTATACATGCCATGCTGCTTGAGTTGTCTTCCTGAGGTTTCGGTCAGTATATACAGGTGAATTACAAGCTCATGGATGCAAACGAGCGATCAATTGACATGGTCTCCCTTGATCGGAGGAGGGCTCAAACATTCGAGCCTGAGAGCATGCTTACGATTTTATATTGCTACCTGCTTAATTTCTTCATTATACTGCATAAATCAAGATATTTGTATATGGTACTATTGCATAAATCAAATCCTGAAACGGTGATAAAAAGACCACGTATGACCTAGTACATCATAGATTGCAAGCTTCGACCGATCGATTGTGGCCATGAATTCCTGGATCGAGATATTTCTCTTAGCGAGCTTCAACTTCCGAATTGAAGCCCCTCTTAAGCTTGAGGTAGAAGGATTGCAGCTCATGCAGATCAAGGGCCCTCATCTTAGCCATTGGTCGTGGCAGCATATATAGCTACTGTCCCGAATGGATTAGCTATATCGCTTCCTCCTAAAATATTGAATCAAGCTCAAGCAGAACTATCTCATAATGATCGAATGAAAAAGAAACCATCTAATATTATTTTGCCAGTATACTATAATGTTAGACGACTCGATTGACATCGCCTAATAGGAaatagaaatagaaagatataA
The sequence above is drawn from the Punica granatum isolate Tunisia-2019 chromosome 5, ASM765513v2, whole genome shotgun sequence genome and encodes:
- the LOC116206858 gene encoding protein trichome birefringence-like 34 isoform X1, giving the protein MASKLPLTVQGGAAAWGTIRGSFHSLMALLIAALMLAIIYLARDAEPPPSEEEARVAAEEVGRVNSVGRAGRKGECDLFSGRWVYDNVSYPLYKEKECKFMSDQLACEKYGRKDLSYQHWRWQPHDCDLPRFNATALLESLRNKRMVFVGDSLNRGQWVSMVCLVESAVPTDSLKTMSFHHNNSLIVFKAKEYNATIEYYWAPLLVESNSDDPVNHRVPDRIVRVQAIEEHARHWSDADILVFDTYLWWRRSKMRVLWGSFESPDGIYRDVKMPRAYEMALNTWSQWLEIHVNRSKTELFFVSMSPTHERAEEWGGVAGQNCYQETQPITREDYWGAGSDLAMMKVVETVIDDLRSRGVAVQILNITQLSEYRKEAHPSIHRKQWEPLKEEKLANPLSYADCYHWCLPGVPDVWNELLYAHIFKNWVPKLESRVEE
- the LOC116206858 gene encoding protein trichome birefringence-like 34 isoform X2, translated to MQNRHPLRRRRGWQQRRWVGSTAWEGRAGRGSAISSPAGGCMTTCRIRCTRRRSASSCPISWRVRSTGGRTLAISTGGGSPMIVTSLALLESLRNKRMVFVGDSLNRGQWVSMVCLVESAVPTDSLKTMSFHHNNSLIVFKAKEYNATIEYYWAPLLVESNSDDPVNHRVPDRIVRVQAIEEHARHWSDADILVFDTYLWWRRSKMRVLWGSFESPDGIYRDVKMPRAYEMALNTWSQWLEIHVNRSKTELFFVSMSPTHERAEEWGGVAGQNCYQETQPITREDYWGAGSDLAMMKVVETVIDDLRSRGVAVQILNITQLSEYRKEAHPSIHRKQWEPLKEEKLANPLSYADCYHWCLPGVPDVWNELLYAHIFKNWVPKLESRVEE